Proteins encoded in a region of the Dreissena polymorpha isolate Duluth1 chromosome 6, UMN_Dpol_1.0, whole genome shotgun sequence genome:
- the LOC127835142 gene encoding uncharacterized protein LOC127835142, with protein MELKSKSKRAELQKLKNEGNFNHNVEVLQKGEGNLIVYRRPGVPANAYDYIHCRFCKGFYHHKLLWSHVKTCSFKPDGAENDTERNFIREARCEIAPFLQQQDEDIEMLDEVIDKMKETKENPGLKKVCQEDELIRQFGLYHLGRLGPLEEQRLKDQDNVRTKMRSLARLLVRLNGEELFSYPLSHFICAQNLI; from the exons ATGGAGCTGAAAAGCAAAAGTAAAAGAGCAGAGCTACAGAAATTAAAGAATGAGGGTAACTTCAATCATAATGTTGAG GTTCTTCAGAAAGGAGAGGGGAATTTGATTGTGTACAGGAGACCAGGCGTCCCAGCAAATGCATATGACTATATTCACTGTCgtttttgtaaaggtttttacCATCACAAACTTCTATGGTCACATGTCAAAACCTGCAGTTTCAAACCAGATGGGGCTGAAAATGACACTGAGAGAAACTTCATTAGAGAAGCTAGATGTGAAATAGCCCCATTTCTTCAACAACAGGATGAAGATATTGAAATGTTAgatgaagttattgataaaatgaaaGAAACCAAAGAAAATCCTGGTCTGAAGAAAGTTTGTCAGGAAGATGAGTTAATAAGACAGTTTGGGTTGTATCATCTGGGAAGATTGGGACCACTGGAAGAGCAAAGACTGAAAGACCAAGACAATGTGAGAACAAAAATGAGAAGCTTAGCCAGACTGCTTGTAAGATTAAATGGAGAGGAACTGTTCAGCTATCCTTTAAGCCATTTCATCTGTGCTCAAAATTTGATTTAG
- the LOC127835592 gene encoding uncharacterized protein LOC127835592: protein MENPAPTYPEYVYITHLLIARIALFNKRRVNEVSELKVSDFQKRIRGDELDTNTEIYNSLAVSEKALLRGSSYFYHFRMELLEVRGKSTRGLRKVFVILSTDMVEGLSHLLMVRAQAGVPSTNTFLFSRCTDSPQDGCEALRVVTSKCHNLAFPERVRTTKLRKYLATTTQIMDMRDDELKLIADHMGHSVAIHTDVYRMQTSVLERTKVARALLALEDGKLQGFNGRDLSSVSLDELPEPEPEPYKAGSFEELSEPDNSYEDVPEV from the exons atggaaaaccCAGCACCAACATATCCCGAGTATGTGTACATAACACACTTACTGATCGCCCGCATAGCACTCTTCAACAAAAGAAGAGTAAATGAGGTCTCTGAGCTGAAAGTGAGTGACTTCCAGAAGCGAATAAGAGGAGATGAATTAGACACAAACACCGAAATCTACAATTCCCTGGCTGTCAGTGAAAAGGCTCTGTTAAGAG GTAGTAGTTACTTTTATCATTTCAGAATGGAACTTCTTGAGGTAAGAGGGAAGAGCACTCGGGGACTGAGGAAGGTGTTTGTAATTCTAAGCACCGACATGGTGGAAGGTTTGTCGCACCTCTTGATGGTTCGTGCGCAGGCTGGTGTACCATCAACAAACACGTTCCTATTCTCCAGATGTACAGATTCACCACAGGATGGCTGTGAAGCACTGAGAGTGGTCACATCTAAGTGTCACAATCTTGCCTTTCCAGAACGGGTCAGGACAACAAAACTGAGAAAGTATTTGGCAACTACTACTCAG ATAATGGATATGAGAGATGATGAGCTGAAGTTAATTGCTGATCACATGGGACACTCTGTTGCCATACATACTGACGTGTACAGAATGCAGACGTCAGTGCTTGAACGAACAAAAGTTGCAAGGGCTCTTCTAGCTTTAGAAGATGGTAAACTACAGGGGTTTAATGGTCGCGACCTTTCGTCGGTCAGCCTTGATG AATTGCCTGAACCTGAACCTGAACCTTACAAAGCAGGGTCATTTGAAGAATTGTCTGAACCAGACAACAGCTATGAGGATGTTCCTGAAGTT